Proteins encoded by one window of Pecten maximus chromosome 15, xPecMax1.1, whole genome shotgun sequence:
- the LOC117343612 gene encoding LOW QUALITY PROTEIN: gem-associated protein 2-like (The sequence of the model RefSeq protein was modified relative to this genomic sequence to represent the inferred CDS: deleted 2 bases in 1 codon) — translation MEDDSSDDDVMQPALLVDDDGIGDEFDLDIPPTSGSEYLKRVRQEAKGCPKVVVAEVDQAGFRQTVLINQATGCHPAPRGYAFDLAWQRTQVANFAELRQNLARQKLSEKHSIIQQRSLPAGNDVEGWCRLCFGRLQPAGSRPQEVVPEEGEDKMERGTLPFLNIVMAMDQAVLVKVLEYHVNWFEATGFTDRQGCWFYALLAWLQKPLIPEACSLLRSLARGAANLRATLDSADSPHLAPLNLFICLVSRYFDQSDLADPVS, via the exons ATGGAGGACGACAGttctgatgatgatgtcatgCAACCTGCTTTGCTGGTGGATGATGATGGAATCGGAGATGAATTCGACCTTGATATACCCCCAACATCAGGCAGTGAATATCTGAAGCGAGTTCg ACAAGAAGCTAAAGGATGTCCTAAAGTAGTAGTAGCTGAAGTGGACCAGGCTGGATTTCGTCAAACTGTTCTAATCAATCAG GCGACCGGCTGTCATCCTGCTCCTAGAGGGTATGCTTTTGACCTTGCTTGGCAGCGTACACAGGTGGCTAACTTTGCAGAGCTAAGACAG AACTTGGCAAGGCAAAAGCTCTCCGAA AAGCATTCAATCATTCAACAAAGGAGTTTG CCTGCAGGCAACGATGTGGAGGGTTGGTGCCGACTTTGTTTCGGGAGATTACAACCTGCTGGGTCAAGACCACAGGAAGTAGTACCCGAGGAAGGTGAAGATAAAATGGAGAGAGGAACTCTTCCCTTCCTCAACATCGTCATGGCGATGGACCAG GCTGTACTTGTCAAAGTCCTGGAGTACCATGTCAACTGGTTCGAGGCTACAGgatttacagacagacag GGGTGCTGGTTCTATGCATTACTGGCTTGGCTACAGAAACCTCTAATACCTGAAGCTTGCTCCCTCCTGCGCTCGCTGGCAAGAGGGGCGGCCAATCTCCGAGCAACTTTA GACTCAGCAGATAGCCCCCACCTGGCGCCACTTAACTTGTTCATCTGTTTAGTGTCACGCTactttgaccaatcagatttaGCCGACCCAGTATCTTga